In one Triplophysa dalaica isolate WHDGS20190420 chromosome 9, ASM1584641v1, whole genome shotgun sequence genomic region, the following are encoded:
- the eml2 gene encoding echinoderm microtubule-associated protein-like 2 isoform X2 codes for MKRSTSKSKECTLNADDGYVRMFIRGRPITMHIPDQLKDSYSLDNRVALPERKLKLQWVYGYRGRDCRSNLYLLPTGEIVYFNASVVVLYNVEEQQQRHYLGHNDDVKCLAVHPDMVTIATGQVAGTSKDGKPLQPHVRIWDSVSLNTLHVIGMGVIDRAVTCVAFSKSNGGAHLCVVDDANDHILSVWDWQKEKQLAEVKCSNESVLGAVFHPMEANLIFTCGKSHLNFWTMEGNTLSKRQGLFEKHEKPKYVLCVAFAENGDAITGDSSGNIYIWAKGGNKISRAVSGAHEGGIFSLCVLKDGTLVSGGGKDRKVLLWDHDYRKKSEMEVLEAYGPVRTLAEGKQDELFVGTTRNAVLRGSFSGSLTPIVQGHTDELWGLDVHPTTEQFVTCGQDKQVFLWDTSSHLSLWSKAIEDPGRSVGFHPTGAVLAVGTMTGRWLVLDTDTRDLVSMHTDGKEIISVVKYSPDGAYLAVGSHDNFVYIYSVTENGRKYSRVGKCTGHSSFVNHLDWSADSQFIVTNSGDYEILYWEASTGKHITSADVVRNLEWATSTCVLGFNVFGVWPEGADGTDINAVCRSTDKNLLSSADDFGKVHLFSYPCSQPRAPSHIYGGHSSHVTNVAFLHDDSHLISTGGKDTSILQWVLA; via the exons ATGATGGTTACGTTAGGATGTTTATACGTGGCCGTCCAATCACGATGCATATTCCAGACCAGCTTAAGGACAGCTACAGCCTTGATAACAGGGTGGCACTGCCAGAACGCAAGCTGAAGCTTCAATGGGT GTACGGCTATAGGGGACGAGACTGCCGTTCTAACCTTTACCTGCTCCCCACAGGAGAGATTGTGTACTTCAATGCTTCTGTTGTGGTGCTGTACAATGTAGAGGAGCAGCAACAGAGACACTATCTGGGCCATAATGACGACGTCAAGTG TTTGGCCGTCCATCCAGACATGGTCACCATAGCAACAGGACAAGTTGCCGGCACATCCAAAGATGGCAAA CCTCTGCAGCCTCATGTTCGTATCTGGGACTCTGTCAGTCTGAACACGCTCCATGTGATAGGAATGGGTGTGATTGACCGAGCTGTCACCTGTGTGGCCTTTTCCAAGTCG AATGGAGGTGCTCATTTGTGTGTGGTTGATGATGCAAATGACCACATTCTGTCTGTTTGGGACTggcagaaagaaaaacaactggCGGAAGTTAAG TGTTCCAATGAGTCTGTGCTGGGTGCTGTCTTCCACCCTATGGAGGCCAACCTGATTTTCACTTGTGGGAAATCTCATCTCAACTTCTGGACAATGGAAGGAAATACTCTTTCAAAACGTCAGGGACTGTTTGAG AAACATGAAAAACCCAAGTATGTACTCTGTGTTGCCTTTGCTGAGAATGGAGATGCAATCACGGGGGATTCTAGTGGAAACATTTACATCTGGGCAAAAG GTGGAAACAAGATCAGCCGGGCCGTTTCTGGAGCCCATGAAGGTGGGatattttctctgtgtgtgctAAAGGATGGAACGCTGGTGTCCGGAGGAGGAAAAGACCGTAAAGTGCTTCTCTGGGACCATGATTATCGTAAAAAGAGTGAGATGGAG GTTCTCGAAGCATACGGCCCTGTCCGTACTTTAGCGGAAGGAAAACAAGATGAGCTGTTTGTGGGAACAACCCGAAATGCTGTTCTGCGGGGCTCTTTCTCAGGTTCCCTCACACCCATTGTTCAG GGTCACACTGATGAGTTGTGGGGACTGGATGTGCATCCCACTACTGAGCAGTTTGTGACGTGCGGTCAAGACAAGCAGGTTTTTCTCTGGGACACCAGCTCTCATCTTTCTCTGTGGAGCAAGGCCATTGAG GACCCAGGCCGTTCTGTTGGATTTCATCCTACTGGTGCTGTGCTTGCTGTAGGCACCATGACAGGAAG GTGGCTGGTGCTGGACACCGACACACGTGATCTTGTCTCTATGCATACAGATGGCAAAGAAATCATCTCCGTTGTTAAATATTCTCCTG ACGGGGCGTACCTGGCTGTGGGTTCTCATGACAACTTTGTTTACATCTACTCTGTGACTGAGAATGGCAGGAAATACAGCAGAGTTGGCAAATGCACT GGACACTCCAGTTTTGTTAATCATCTTGACTGGTCCGCCGACAGCCAGTTTATTGTAACCAACTCAGGCGACTATGAGATTTTATACT GGGAGGCGTCAACTGGGAAACACATTACTAGCGCAGATGTGGTGCGTAACCTGGAGTGGGCCACCTCCACCTGTGTGCTTGGTTTCAATGTGTTTG GTGTCTGGCCAGAAGGTGCAGATGGCACAGACATTAATGCTGTATGCAGGTCAACTGACAAAAATCTCCTCTCTTCCGCCGACGATTTTGGCAAAGTGCACTTGTTCTCCTACCCCTGTTCCCAACCAAGG GCTCCCAGCCATATCTATGGTGGGCACAGCAGCCATGTGACCAATGTTGCCTTCCTCCATGACGACAGTCATCTTATCTCAACTGGTGGGAAGGACACCAGCATTCTTCAATGGGTGCTTGCTTAG